AGAAGCGGTTTTGATCCGGGCAATTGAGCCGATGGAAGGTATCGAAGCGATGGCGAAAAACAGATTCGGAGCTCGCTTGTCCAGAAATCCGCATCATCACAATCTCACCAACGGACCTGCGAAGCTCTGTCAGGCGCTCTCTATTCATTGGAAGCAGAACGGAGCGAACCTTCTGGAGGATGAAGTTTATATCGTCGCAGCATCTGCGATTACTTCGGCGAAGGTGGCACGGTCAACGAGAATCGGGATCAGTCAGGGGAGAGAGAAGAAGTGGAGATTCACTATAAAGGGGAACAGGTGGGTCTCGCGTTGACCCGAAACAAACCCTACTGTGACAGCTCTCGTTTGATGAATTGACCTGTATAGGATTTCTCAGCAGCAGCCACGTCTTCGGGAGTCCCCTCAGCAACGATTTCTCCGCCCGCATCTCCTCCCTCCGGACCAAGATCAATGATCCAGTCAGCCGTCTTGATGACATCAAGGTTATGCTCGATCACAATAACTGTGTTCCCTTTGTCCACAAGCTTGTCAAGCACGGAAAGAAGCATCCGGATGTCTTCAAAGTGAAGTCCGGTTGTCGGCTCATCGAGAATGTAGAGTGTTTTTCCGGTTCCGACTCTTGAGAGCTCCGTGGAGAGCTTCACACGCTGTGCTTCGCCGCCCGAGAGCGTCGTTGCCTGTTGACCGAGGCGTATGTACCCGAGGCCAACATCGTGCAGTGTTTGCAGATGACGGAGGATGCGTGGGAACTCGCTGAACAGTTCCATCCCTTCGTCAACCGTCATGTCGAGGACATCAGAAATCGATTTACCTTTGAAGTGAACCTCGAGAGTCTCTCTGTTGTATCGCTTCCCTTTGCAGACATCGCAGAGCACGTAAACGTCCGGCAGGAAGTTCATTTCGATCTTCCTGACCCCGTCCCCTTCGCATTCTTCGCATCGTCCTCCCTGCACGTTGAAGCTGAACCTTCCTGCTTTGTAGCCGCGGATCTTCGCCTCTGGCAACTGGGTAAACAGATCACGGATGAGCGTGAAGACCCCTGTATATGTCGACGGATTAGAGCGGGGTGTGCGCCCTATCGGAGACTGGTCGATGTCAATGACCTTGTCGATATGCTCCAGCCCCTTGATCGACTTGAATTGGAGGGGCACCATTCGCGTCCGGTAGAACTTGTTCGAAAGTATGGGATAAAGCGTTTCGTTGATCAGGGTCGATTTCCCCGAACCGCTCACGCCGGTCACGCACACGAAGCGCCCGAGAGGCACTTTCAGCGTGATGTTCTTCAGGTTGTTCCCGGCAGATCCGGTGACAGACAGCCACTTGCCGTTTCCCTTCCGCCGTGCAGCCGGAACATCGATGCTTCTTTTTCCTTTCAGATAGAGGGCCGTGAGCGATTGCCCCTCGAGGCCGTTTCCGGAGCGTTTCAGCTTCTCGTTTCTCACCTTGAGTTCGTGAGGCGCTCCGCAGGTCACGACATATCCGCCATGTTCACCGGCTCCCGGACCAAGATCAACGACGTAATCGGCGCTCAGGATCGTTTCCTTGTCGTGCTCGACGACGACGATGGTATTCCCCAAATCGCGGAGCGATTTCAGCGAGTTGATGAGCTTGATATTGTCGCGCTGGTGAAGACCAATGCTGGGTTCATCCAGGATGTAGAGGACCCCGACAAGCTGCGTACCGATCTGCGTGGCCAGTCTGATTCTCTGACCTTCTCCGCCAGAGAGCGTCCGAGCCGTACGGTTGAGGGTGAGATAGTCGAGCCCGACATTCAGCATAAAGTCGAGCCGCTGCGTGATTTCCTTCAGAATTGGTCGGGCGATCTCACCCTGACGAGACGTGAGGGAAAGCGAAGAAAAGAAACGACGGGCGCTGACGATAGAGAGGGACACTACATCCGGCATTGTAAAAAGCTCTCCGGTCTTTGAATCCTCGAGTTTTATCGAAAGGCTCTCCTTGCGGAGTCTTCCTCCCCCGCACAACTCGCACTGTGTCGTTGTCATGAACGACTCCACCCACTCCCGGATGTTGTTGGAGTTCGATTCCTCATAGAATCGCTTCAGCATATCCATCACACCGCCATACCGGTGCCGGTAGGTGACAGTCTTTCGGCCGTTCTGTGCGTACTCAATTTCGAATTTCTCATCCCCTCCACCGTGCAGCAGGACCTGTTTCGCCTGTGCGGAAAGGTCCATCAAGGGCGTGTCAAATGTGAAACCGTGCTTCTTGGCAACTGCGCGCAACTGACTAAACATCCATGTCGGTCGCGGCTTGCCAAGCGCGGCCAGTCCTTCCTCGTTGATGCTCTTTGTATCGTCAGGGATAACCAGCCGAAGATCAAACGCCTTCTTCTCCCCAAGCCCTTCGCAATTCGGGCAGGATCCGGCGGGGGAATTGAAGGAGAATGAACCGGGCGATGGCTCCTCGTAGCTGATACCGCACACATGGCAGGCGTAGTGGCTGCTGAAAAGCTGATCCTTTTCCCCGTCAAAAACGATCAAGGCCCCGTTGCCGTATCGCAGAGCGACCTCGACAGATTCAGCAACGCGGGACCGGGCGTCCTTCTTAACGGCAAGCCTGTCCACGACGATTTCCATGTTGTGAATCTTGTACCGGTCGACCTTCAGTCCCTCCGTGATCTCCTTGATCGTGCCGTCGATACGAACCCTGACGAATCCATCTTTCAGGATCTGCTCAAAAAGCTCCCGGTAGTGCCCCTTGCGTCCTTTCACAACAGGAGCGAGAATCTGCACTTTGGATCCGACTGGATATTGAAGTAGAGCGTCGATGATCTGATCGACAGTTTGCCGCTGGACCTTACGTCCGCAATTGTAGCAGAACTGCGTTCCAACCCTGGCGAACAGCAAACGGAGAAAATCATAGATCTCCGTCACAGTCCCGACAGTCGAGCGCGGATTGGTACTGACGGTCTTTTGTTCGATCGAAATCGACGGGCTGAGCCCTTCGATGTAGTCCACATCGGGACGCTCCATCAAACCGAGAAACTGCCGAGCGTAGGCCGAGAGGCTCTCGACATAACGTCGCTGTCCTTCCGCGTAGATCGTATCGAACGCGAGGCTCGATTTGCCCGAGCCAGACAGCCCGGTTATCACGATCAACTGGTCGCGGGGCATCTCCACATCGATGTTCTTGAGATTGTGGACGCGCGCGCCCTTCACTATGATCTTGTCTTCAGCCAATGCTCAGTTGCAGGTAGTAGGTATAGGTTTACTATGCATTTTGCGGCTTGCCACATCCCGACGAAGACAGATGGCTTCAGAGCGAGCCAGGTCACGGATTCACGGGGTCATCTGAAGATGGTCTTCAGGGCTTGTGCATCCAGTGGTTCGCCTTCCCGATGGACAGATCGCGGGATCACCCGATTCTTCAGTGGATTCTCTTGCGCTTGTTCAGATACTCAAACAGGGCCCGATCAAACGGCGTCGTGGTATCAAGCAGAACGTAGTCAATTGCATTTTCACGGCATTCCCGCTTGTAGAATTCCAGAAATTCGTGAAAGGACTGCTTGTATGCCGCCTGTATGTGCCACGGCTGGGTCAGCAGCTCCTCCCCCGTTTCCATGTCGCGGAAGACCGCATCCGTGCCAAATGCGAACGAGCGCTCCAGGGGGTCGAGTACCTGCATGACAATGACCTCATTTCTCTTGTGCCGGAAGTGCTTCAGCGCAGTGGATACACGTGCTGGGTCGTCAAACAAATCGCTCAACACGACTACGAGCCCGCGGCGTTTAATCCTCTCTGCGACTTCGTGCAGCGATTGGGCAGTCCCCGTTTTGTTGCCCGTAGTAACATTTTCCAGCTCGCGCAAAATTTGCTGCAGATACAGCTTTGTTGCTCGTGGCGGCAGGTGCGTCCGAACGCGCTCATCATACACTGAAAGGCCGACGGCATCGCGCTGCTCGACCATCAGGTACCCCAATGCAGCGGCGACGTACGATGCGTACTCAATTTTCTTGATATTGCCAGGAGAGGCGTACTCCATCGACTTACTTGCGTCGAGGATGAGATATGACTTGAGATTGGTCTCTTCTTCGAATTCTTTGATATAGTACCGGTCGGTTTTGCCGTATGCTTTCCAATCAATGTGCTTGATCTCATCGCCGGGCATGTAGGGCCGATGCTCCGTAAACTCGACGCTGAAACCGTGGTACGGGCTTTTGTGGAGACCGGTGATGAAGCCTTCGACAACGAGCCGCGCGCGCAGTTCCATGTTCGCGAGCTGAGCGACAACTTCAGGCTGAAGATATTTCAGAGCATCCTGCATAGTTTACTTCGGCAGGGACAGTGTCTTTTTCAATGAATCGAGCTCCTGTCGGGCAGATGAGGCTGCCATGATATCGGGATATCTCTGGAGAAACAACTCGTATGCCGTCTCGGCAGAGTCGGGCGAGTGGAGGTTCCACGCAAGGATCCTTGCCCTCTGATATGCGGCCCCCTGGGCCGTCGGCTCCCCCGGAAATTCCATCGCGAGTTTCGTGTAGAGCGATTCTGCCTTCCTGAACTCTTTCTTCTCCTGCTGATAGATTATTGCCATCGCATACAGGACCTCGGGCATCTTACCGCTTTTCGGGTAGAGTTCGGTCAGTTGTTGAAAATCGCTCAGCGCCGCGTCGAACTCGTCGTTGCCATGGTGGAATGTTGCCGACTTGAGGAGCTCGTCTTCAGTCGGCGGCTTGGAGCATCCCTGCACCGCTGGGAACAGGACGCACAAGAGAAAGATAAAGAATACGATTCTATGCATCATTCAATCCTCGCGTCTACCACATGAATGCCCATCGACGTGAACATCGTCATACGGAACAGAGACAACAGAGACAACCGATGTCAGATCCCGTTCCTTCTCATGACGGCGATGAAGAACCCGTCAGTCCCATCCCGGTGCGGATACAGCTTCGTGTACTTCCCTGAGGCAAATGGAGTGAGATCGAATCTCGATTCACTCAGCGGCGGGCGTTCCAGGGCAAAGTCCGGATGGGCTGAAAGAAATCTCTCCACAATATCTTCGTTTTCTTCCCGAAACAACGTGCACGTAGCATATGCAATCATCCCTTTCGGCTTCACAAGCTGAACGCTCGATTCCAGGATATGCATTTGCTTCTCCGCAACTTCGTGCACCGTCTCTTCTGTAACCACCCACTTCATTCCCGGGTTCCTTCGAAGCGTCCCTATTCCGCTGCACGGCGCATCAAGGAGCACCACGTCAAAATAGTCACTGTAACGATCTGTCAGATCTGCAATATCGTCTACGCGACGGACTCTCACGTTCGAAGCACCGGCACGTCGCAAACGTCGCTGGAGCTCTTCCAGCCGCGTGCTGTGCACATCTGAGGCAACGATTTCACCGCGGTTCTTCATCAATGCCGCAAGCTCGAGTGTCTTGCCGCCGGCTCCGGCGCATGCATCCAGCACTTTTGCTGTAGGTTTCGGGTCAATAAGGAACGGCAGAAGCTGACTTCCCTCATCCTGCACTTCGAAGAACCCGTCGCGAAATGCCTGAAACTGGAACACATTCATTCGTTTTGAAACGGTGAGCCCGAAGGGCGACAACCGGGTGGGCTGCGTCTGAATATCCTCTTCCGCAAGCGATCTCTGGCATTCCTCAACCGTCGTCTTCAACGTGTTCACACGCAGCGTCAAAGGAGCCTGACCGTTGAGGCTCTTACATATCTGCTCCGTCTCCGGTTCCCCGTATTGATCCAGGAGCCTTCGCACAATCCAATCCGGAAAGGAATACTGCTGACCAATCCGTTCCATTGGATCGACCGGCTCCGGGAGATTCGCTTGGGGGATTTCCTGCAGGATCGCATGCAGATGAGGCCTGAGTCTCCCCGACTTGACAGCTTCGGTGACATCGGCGACGTTGAGCGGAGTCCGGCGATCGATTGCCGCGAGATATGTAACAGCGAGGAGCAGAAAGGCGTCCTCCGGGAGCATTCCATCTGCGCGGGCCCCCAGGACCTGGACAAGGATCTTTTCACATCTCCGCAGGTGGCGCAACGTACCATACGCTGTCTCGGCGATAAACCGTCGATCGTGGGAACCCAGGTACTTGTGCGTACGGAAGAAGGTGTCGATGAGATTGTCCGCAGGCCTGCCCGATTCCTGCACGAGCTGGAGCACTTCGCGTGTATGCCCAAGGAGAGAAGAGAACTTCATGGGGTCAAGATACAGAGAAATTGCTCGGCACACAAAAAAGAAATCCCCCTCTCCTCGGAAGGACAGGGGGATCATGGTTGAGCCAGATGCAATTATCCGGCGGCATCTCCTCTGACTTTTGTAATGAATGCCGCTCCCCCGCGCTCATCCGCTATGACCTCAACGTGATCTCCCGATGCAATTTCACCGGCAAGTATTTTTTCAGAGAGCCGATTGACAACGTGTTTCTGAATTGTTCGCTTCAGCGGCCTGGCTCCGAAACTCGGATCAAAACCTGCCCTCGCGAGCCATTCCCTGAGATCTTCAGTAAATTCAAGCGTAATCTCCTTCGCTGCAACAAGCTTCTGCACGACTGCCAGTTGAAGGTCGACGATTTGCCGGATTTCACTCAGAGTAAGTGGCTTAAAGAGAATAATCTCATCGATTCTATTCAGGAACTCCGGACGAATACTCTGCCTCAACAGGTCAAGCAACCGTACCCTGATATCGTCCATCAATGCGTCCCGGTTGTCCTCATTCAGAGTCTGCAGCTTCTCCTGAATCAGGTGAGATCCGAGGTTTGAAGTCATGATGACGATGGTATTCTTGAAATTCACCGTTCGTCCTTTGCTGTCTGTCAGCCGCCCCTCGTCCAGGAGCTGGAGCAGGACATTGAATACTTCCGGGTGCGCCTTCTCGATCTCATCGAGCAGGACGACAGAGTACGGTTTGCGACGAACCGCTTCCGTCAGCTGCCCCCCCTCCTCGTATCCGACATACCCCGGCGGAGCACCAATCAGGCGCGAAACGGAGAACTTTTCCATATACTCGCTCATATCGATACGAACGAGAGCGGATTCGTCATCGAAAAGGAATTCGGCGAGGGCCCTGGCCAGCTCGGTCTTCCCGACGCCCGTGCTCCCGAGAAAGATGAACGAGCCAATCGGCCGCTTTTCATCCTGCAAACCCGCCCGGCTTCGGCGAATCGCATCGGCGACAGCTTTCACAGCGTCCTGCTGATCTACCAACCGCTCATGGATCTTGTCTTCGAGATGGAGGAGCTTTGCCCGCTCGCTTTCCAGCATGCGTTGAACGGGGATCCCTGTCCATTTCGCCACGATCTCCGCTATGTCTTCAGCGTCGACTTCTTCTTTGAGCATCTTCTTGTTCTTCTGCACATCGCCCAATTTGACGGAAGCACCTTTGAGGTTTTTTTCGAGGCCGGCAATGATGCCATAGCGCAATTCTGCAACCCGGCCAAGGTCTCCCTGCCGCTCCTGCTGCTCCGCCTCAAGCCTGGCGCGTTCCATCTCCTCCTTCATCTTCCTTATGGACTGGATGAGTTCCTTTTCCAGCTGCCAGTGCACCCGAAGCTCCGAGCGCTCCTCATTGAGCTGTGACAATTCCTGCGAAATTGCCGCGGACCGTTCCCTGGAGTCTTCATCGCGTTCTCGTTTGATGGCCTCCCGCTCGATTTCGAGCTGCTTGATCCTTCGCTCTACCGAATCGAGTTCTTCCGGCATCGAATCGATTTCAATCCGTAGCTTTGCGGCAGATTCATCAACCAGGTCAATTGCCTTGTCAGGCAAAAACCTGTCGGTAATGTACCGGTGACTCAGTTGAGCGGCAGCTACAATGGCGCCGTCAGTGATGCGCACACCGTGATGGACCTCGTACCGCTCTTTGAGACCTCTGAGGATTGAGATTGTATCCTCGACGGTCGGCTCATCCACCAGCACCGGCTGAAACCTGCGCTCCAATGCAGGGTCTTTTTCGACGTATTTCCGGTATTCATCAATCGTGGTCGCGCCAATGGCCCTCAGGTCGCCCCGGGCGAGCGCGGGCTTGAGCATATTTGCCGCATCCACCGACCCCTGCGCCGCGCCGGCACCGACGAGCGTATGAAGTTCATCAATGAAGAGGATGATCTCTCCATTCGAATCCGAGACCTCCTTGAGTACGGACTTGAGACGCTCTTCGAACTGACCGCGGAAGCTGGTTCCCGCAACGAGCGCTCCCATATCAAGCGCAACGATTCGTTTAGTTTTCAATGTTTCGGGAACATCGCCCTGGATGATCCGCTGTGCAATACCCTCGGCAATGGCAGTCTTGCCAACGCCTGGATCTCCGATCAGCACCGGGTTGTTCTTTGTCCGGCGGGAAAGGACCTGGAGCACCCGGCGGATCTCATCCTCCCTCCCAATCACAGGATCGAGTTTTCCCTTTCGGGCGAGTTCATTCAGATCCCGGCCGAATTTCTCCAGAGACTGATACTTGTCCTCGGGATTCTGGTCGGTCACCCGCTGCGACCCTCTCACATCACGAAGGACTTTGTAGACCGCGTCCTTGGTCACTCCCTGATCCTGAAGAAGCCTTGACGCACCGGAGGATTTTCGGTTTCCATCATCCAGTAGTCCGAGCAGCAGATGCTCAGTGCTGATGTATTCGTCCTTCAGCTGCGCGGCTTCCTTCTGAGCTACCTCGATCGCCTGCCCGAGTGCCGCCGAAAAATGCTGGTTCCCCGCCCCTCCGCCTTGCACCTTCGAGAGCTTCTCGATCGACTCATTGATCTTTATCTTCAGGTAGTTGATGTTGCCACCGATTTTCTGGAGAAGCGGTACAATAATCCCTTCGCCATCCTGAACAAGAGCCGCCAACAGATGCTCCGGCTCGATTGCCTGGTTGCTGTAGCTCGAAGCGATTTCCTGGGCATTCTGTACAGCTTCTTGCGATTTCAAAGTGAATTTGCTGAAATTCATTCTCGTCACTCCAGAGTATAAAAAAGGCGAGGGATCACCTCGCCTTTTTCTTCTTGACCGCGTCTGCAACCTGCAGGCTGCCGGCTAAAGGTGAGGCTACTTGTCGTCCACGACCTCGAAATCGGCGTCTTCGACCTTCTTGCCCTTGTCGGCGCTAGCTTGTTGCTGTTGTTGTTGCTGCTGCTCTTGTCCTTCGGACGGTTGTCCCGTTGTCGGACCAGCCGTCTGTTGTGCCCGTGCTGATTCGTACATCTTGGTTGACGCTTCGTTCCACACGGTATTGAGCACATCCATCTTTGCCTTGATGTCGTTGTGGTTGCCCCCCTTGACAGCCTCGTCAAGTGCAGTCGCTGCGTTCTCAACTTTGGCCTTCACGTCGGCGGACATTTTTTCGCCGAGGTCGGTGAGCTGCTTCCGCGTCTGGAAGACAAGGTTGTCAGCCTGGTTTTTGATCTCGATCTCTTCCTTCCGCTTTTTGTCTTCGGCCGCGTGAGACTGGGCATCGGATTTCATCTTGTCGATTTCTTCCTTGTTGAGCCCGCTGGACGAGGTGATGCGAATGCTCTGTTCCTTGCTCGTCGCTTTGTCCTTCGCCGACACATGAAGAATCCCGTTCGCGTCGATGTCGAACGTTACCTCGACCTGGGGAATTCCCCGCGGTGCGGGCGGAATCCCGTCAAGGTGGAACCGTCCAAGCGAACGATTGTCAATCGCCAGCGGCCGCTCGCCCTGAAGGACATGAATCTCGACCGAGGGCTGGCTGTCGGATGCCGTCGAGAAGATCTCGCTCTTCTTCGTCGGAATCGTGGTGTTGGCCTGGATCATCTGAGTCATGACACCACCCAGCGTCTCGATACCCAGCGTGAGCGGCGTGACGTCGAGCAGCAGAACATCAGTCACATCGCCCGAGAGGACGCCCCCCTGGATCGCTGCCCCGACTGCAACGACTTCATCCGGATTGACTCCCTTGTGTCCTTCTTTTCCAAAGATCTCCTTCACGAGGGTTTGCACCCTGGGCATACGCGTCATCCCGCCGACCATGATCACTTCATCGATCTGGCTTGGATTCAAGCCGGCATCCTTCAGGGCTCTCTCCACGGGGGGAAGGCATCGTTGAATCAGGTCTTCCACCAATTGCTCAAACTTTGCGCGTGTCAGCGTCAGGTTGAGATGTTTGGGCCCGTCAGCGGTGGCCGTAATAAAC
This genomic window from Ignavibacteriales bacterium contains:
- a CDS encoding DUF58 domain-containing protein — translated: MQDALKYLQPEVVAQLANMELRARLVVEGFITGLHKSPYHGFSVEFTEHRPYMPGDEIKHIDWKAYGKTDRYYIKEFEEETNLKSYLILDASKSMEYASPGNIKKIEYASYVAAALGYLMVEQRDAVGLSVYDERVRTHLPPRATKLYLQQILRELENVTTGNKTGTAQSLHEVAERIKRRGLVVVLSDLFDDPARVSTALKHFRHKRNEVIVMQVLDPLERSFAFGTDAVFRDMETGEELLTQPWHIQAAYKQSFHEFLEFYKRECRENAIDYVLLDTTTPFDRALFEYLNKRKRIH
- a CDS encoding tetratricopeptide repeat protein; this translates as MMHRIVFFIFLLCVLFPAVQGCSKPPTEDELLKSATFHHGNDEFDAALSDFQQLTELYPKSGKMPEVLYAMAIIYQQEKKEFRKAESLYTKLAMEFPGEPTAQGAAYQRARILAWNLHSPDSAETAYELFLQRYPDIMAASSARQELDSLKKTLSLPK
- the rsmB gene encoding 16S rRNA (cytosine(967)-C(5))-methyltransferase RsmB → MKFSSLLGHTREVLQLVQESGRPADNLIDTFFRTHKYLGSHDRRFIAETAYGTLRHLRRCEKILVQVLGARADGMLPEDAFLLLAVTYLAAIDRRTPLNVADVTEAVKSGRLRPHLHAILQEIPQANLPEPVDPMERIGQQYSFPDWIVRRLLDQYGEPETEQICKSLNGQAPLTLRVNTLKTTVEECQRSLAEEDIQTQPTRLSPFGLTVSKRMNVFQFQAFRDGFFEVQDEGSQLLPFLIDPKPTAKVLDACAGAGGKTLELAALMKNRGEIVASDVHSTRLEELQRRLRRAGASNVRVRRVDDIADLTDRYSDYFDVVLLDAPCSGIGTLRRNPGMKWVVTEETVHEVAEKQMHILESSVQLVKPKGMIAYATCTLFREENEDIVERFLSAHPDFALERPPLSESRFDLTPFASGKYTKLYPHRDGTDGFFIAVMRRNGI
- a CDS encoding DNA-3-methyladenine glycosylase; amino-acid sequence: MHFCANVVTGRKESGEAVLIRAIEPMEGIEAMAKNRFGARLSRNPHHHNLTNGPAKLCQALSIHWKQNGANLLEDEVYIVAASAITSAKVARSTRIGISQGREKKWRFTIKGNRWVSR
- the clpB gene encoding ATP-dependent chaperone ClpB, with amino-acid sequence MNFSKFTLKSQEAVQNAQEIASSYSNQAIEPEHLLAALVQDGEGIIVPLLQKIGGNINYLKIKINESIEKLSKVQGGGAGNQHFSAALGQAIEVAQKEAAQLKDEYISTEHLLLGLLDDGNRKSSGASRLLQDQGVTKDAVYKVLRDVRGSQRVTDQNPEDKYQSLEKFGRDLNELARKGKLDPVIGREDEIRRVLQVLSRRTKNNPVLIGDPGVGKTAIAEGIAQRIIQGDVPETLKTKRIVALDMGALVAGTSFRGQFEERLKSVLKEVSDSNGEIILFIDELHTLVGAGAAQGSVDAANMLKPALARGDLRAIGATTIDEYRKYVEKDPALERRFQPVLVDEPTVEDTISILRGLKERYEVHHGVRITDGAIVAAAQLSHRYITDRFLPDKAIDLVDESAAKLRIEIDSMPEELDSVERRIKQLEIEREAIKRERDEDSRERSAAISQELSQLNEERSELRVHWQLEKELIQSIRKMKEEMERARLEAEQQERQGDLGRVAELRYGIIAGLEKNLKGASVKLGDVQKNKKMLKEEVDAEDIAEIVAKWTGIPVQRMLESERAKLLHLEDKIHERLVDQQDAVKAVADAIRRSRAGLQDEKRPIGSFIFLGSTGVGKTELARALAEFLFDDESALVRIDMSEYMEKFSVSRLIGAPPGYVGYEEGGQLTEAVRRKPYSVVLLDEIEKAHPEVFNVLLQLLDEGRLTDSKGRTVNFKNTIVIMTSNLGSHLIQEKLQTLNEDNRDALMDDIRVRLLDLLRQSIRPEFLNRIDEIILFKPLTLSEIRQIVDLQLAVVQKLVAAKEITLEFTEDLREWLARAGFDPSFGARPLKRTIQKHVVNRLSEKILAGEIASGDHVEVIADERGGAAFITKVRGDAAG
- the dnaK gene encoding molecular chaperone DnaK produces the protein MSTKSSKIIGIDLGTTNSVVAVMEGNDPVVIANAEGARTTPSVVGFPKSGERLVGAAAKRQAVTNSQNTVFSIKRFMGRFYNEVNEEMKLVPYKVVHGDNNTARVEIGDRIYSPPEISAMILQKMKQTAEDYLGTKITEAVITVPAYFNDAQRQATKEAGEIAGLNVRRIINEPTAAALAYGMDKKGKDAKVAVFDLGGGTFDISILELGEGVFEVKSTNGDTHLGGDNFDMRVLEYIADEFKKQEGIDLRKDPMALQRLREAGEKAKMELSQLMQTEINLPFITATADGPKHLNLTLTRAKFEQLVEDLIQRCLPPVERALKDAGLNPSQIDEVIMVGGMTRMPRVQTLVKEIFGKEGHKGVNPDEVVAVGAAIQGGVLSGDVTDVLLLDVTPLTLGIETLGGVMTQMIQANTTIPTKKSEIFSTASDSQPSVEIHVLQGERPLAIDNRSLGRFHLDGIPPAPRGIPQVEVTFDIDANGILHVSAKDKATSKEQSIRITSSSGLNKEEIDKMKSDAQSHAAEDKKRKEEIEIKNQADNLVFQTRKQLTDLGEKMSADVKAKVENAATALDEAVKGGNHNDIKAKMDVLNTVWNEASTKMYESARAQQTAGPTTGQPSEGQEQQQQQQQQASADKGKKVEDADFEVVDDK
- the uvrA gene encoding excinuclease ABC subunit UvrA — encoded protein: MAEDKIIVKGARVHNLKNIDVEMPRDQLIVITGLSGSGKSSLAFDTIYAEGQRRYVESLSAYARQFLGLMERPDVDYIEGLSPSISIEQKTVSTNPRSTVGTVTEIYDFLRLLFARVGTQFCYNCGRKVQRQTVDQIIDALLQYPVGSKVQILAPVVKGRKGHYRELFEQILKDGFVRVRIDGTIKEITEGLKVDRYKIHNMEIVVDRLAVKKDARSRVAESVEVALRYGNGALIVFDGEKDQLFSSHYACHVCGISYEEPSPGSFSFNSPAGSCPNCEGLGEKKAFDLRLVIPDDTKSINEEGLAALGKPRPTWMFSQLRAVAKKHGFTFDTPLMDLSAQAKQVLLHGGGDEKFEIEYAQNGRKTVTYRHRYGGVMDMLKRFYEESNSNNIREWVESFMTTTQCELCGGGRLRKESLSIKLEDSKTGELFTMPDVVSLSIVSARRFFSSLSLTSRQGEIARPILKEITQRLDFMLNVGLDYLTLNRTARTLSGGEGQRIRLATQIGTQLVGVLYILDEPSIGLHQRDNIKLINSLKSLRDLGNTIVVVEHDKETILSADYVVDLGPGAGEHGGYVVTCGAPHELKVRNEKLKRSGNGLEGQSLTALYLKGKRSIDVPAARRKGNGKWLSVTGSAGNNLKNITLKVPLGRFVCVTGVSGSGKSTLINETLYPILSNKFYRTRMVPLQFKSIKGLEHIDKVIDIDQSPIGRTPRSNPSTYTGVFTLIRDLFTQLPEAKIRGYKAGRFSFNVQGGRCEECEGDGVRKIEMNFLPDVYVLCDVCKGKRYNRETLEVHFKGKSISDVLDMTVDEGMELFSEFPRILRHLQTLHDVGLGYIRLGQQATTLSGGEAQRVKLSTELSRVGTGKTLYILDEPTTGLHFEDIRMLLSVLDKLVDKGNTVIVIEHNLDVIKTADWIIDLGPEGGDAGGEIVAEGTPEDVAAAEKSYTGQFIKRELSQ